A stretch of DNA from Triticum dicoccoides isolate Atlit2015 ecotype Zavitan chromosome 2A, WEW_v2.0, whole genome shotgun sequence:
ACAATGGACCTCATACGGAACCTTACCATGTCACTGTGCGAGGTAATCCATCTATGCGAGAAACGACGCTGCACTTTCAATTTTTTGTACTATCCACCATGTTGATGCCTCCACGCCATAGAATTTGTCGACACCGCTTAATATTCTTTTGTCGAAATTACCCACTCTTTGCCACATGAAAAACACACGTGGATGTCTCGTTTGTATAGGTCCATTTACATGGGTCCACCATATTATTGATAAAATGACCAGACGAAAATTATCATTTCTGAACATGATTTTTTTAACACACTACAATTATAGATGCTCACAATATGCATATGCACTCATCTTTACGAACGAACGaacgcacgcacaccctaccctttGAGCACCTCTGAACCGGCATGGCTTTTTGACATTGAGGAAATCACCACACACACGTCTTGTAGTCGAcatgaacgtctcctcccactgaacaaaTATCGGCGAAAATTCTGAAGTAAATCTGAAAAAATGTGAGCACCAATGCTAAGTTTAGAACTTGAATCCTGGTGAGTTGATTCCACCATACGAAACCTCAACATCGTGCTACGCACTTGGCAACCCATAAAAGTTAAAGGACAATAGCATAACAAAAGTGCTCGAAAAAGTAGATATGTTTGTTACATATCAATGTCCCATTTATATTGGTAAATCTATTTCAGTCCACTATACACACTTGCTGATAAAACCAGCCATGTAGCATGTCACTTCAGTACATGGTGAACAACCAAGTGGCCTACTTAGTTagctaccaacaaaaaattgcaatcaatGAAAAAGGACATGCTGACAAGAGCAGTAGAACTGCTCTAAGTTTAGGTGGTGCCAACACAGGTAGTTTAAAAACCAAGAATATCATGCGGaatatggaaaacaaaaaaatcatcATAGATATATGATATGTATCTACTTGCCATGAATTTGAAAATTCAAAGTTGATCTTCACCTTTGAAACCAGAAATATTGTTTCTATGAATAGTAGTCTACTTTATCATTCCCACCGAATTTTGAATCATGTACACTCCACAATTGGATATCTTTTCATTTTTCCCTATGTGGTTTGGATTTATATATCAAAACGTGTGGCATGGTTTATagtttatatatatataatcatctgTGATTTTTAAGTCGAATTGTACGACAGTAGCACGGTGGCATGTAAATGAAGGCTACCATCAGATTATTCTTTTCTTACACCATTACCACACGATGAATCTTTTCAAAGCAGTATGAGTTCTACGTTCAAACTTGAAAACTCACCAAAAACTTACGTCATGATTGGTGAATAGTACCTTTTCtatctttggtttggaggaattttgtaGGATTTTCATAGGATAGGGTTTCTATAAAAAAATTCCTTCAGagctctttgatttgtaggaatgaaatcctattcctatggaggaattcttcctatcctccacatttcataggaaaataaacattagcctagactcaatggaaaaaaatcctatggtgtgaatcaaagggcatctccttttctattcctatgcataggatttgagatgcatgtcatctcatttcctatgactttcctattcctatgatttttcaatcctatgaaccaaaggaggccttagtttTCAGCTGACAATTtgcaaaagaataatcttgatgtgTGCATTAGGGTACCGTAGCAAGTCGGATTATTATGATTGGAAATGTGGAGGcaaggtttacccaggttcaggtcaTCACGGGTGTGgtaaaaaccctacttcctactcttTGTTTATCGATGGTGGGGTGCACATCAACATGGATGTCAGAAGATGTATCGATGGGGGTGAAACTATGCGATGTAAGGTACCTACAACTATCCCGGTCTCACCTTATAAAGGAGGACCATGCCTACGGTTGGACACATTCTAGTTCGCTACGGTGGTTTGAAGAGTGCTCCGAGATCTCGGGCGGTTCCTTTATATTGGAGGGCCGTAGGCAGGGTAGCAAACCTAGGCCATTGCATGGCTTGGTGGGCCCGTACTTTTCCTGGTGGGCAGAATTACGGTAGCCTTGTATCTTTTTCTGACCCAAGTTTAAGTAATTTCTGTAAGAAGTATAGTAGAATCTTATCAGTAGCATTTGACTTATCGAAACACTTGAGGTTAGTCCAGTTGGTGGTCTTATGCTATGTTTTTACATGAGACATGATGGAAAGTCCACACGCAAAGCTATAGATGACGTCTTTGAAGAACATTGATGCAAGTTTTAGTTTTATCACAAATATTCACCATTGATTCCTATTTCACCTTATTACATATATTGTGTTCAATAATAAACAAAAGTTGGATCATTTCAGCAAAAGAAAAACATCGCTATCTATCATGGAGAACCTTATTGGATGCGATCCAAATAGGCATGCTTTTCTGTCCACGAGTACATAGAAAGAGAATGTACACAAGACTAACTAGTATGAATGACTCATGAACTAAGCGGAGGAAGTGCTACATGATAGATAGAAAGCGCTCTCATTAGGctcgccatagtgggggtaacataactagtatcatgtacttgggactcgcaaacatgcttacgtGGCAGATaattaaagaagaaagagagggttatagtaacgtaggtagataccgtaacataataaatgttatgctactatgtgtcatgcatggcaataaatgatactactttatgatactatgcactatggatatagtatcatacactagtatcatatacatgatactagtatatgttactccccactatgaccagccttacatgATCACCTAATCCCTACTTCTTCCTTTTAAAGTAACTAGTAAATGTGTACGCCCAATGGACGTTGATATTAGGTAGTATATTAATTGTCGCATATATTAGGTAGGATACTATTTACGTGTTAACTATGTGATTACCGTTGACTTAGATTTTGGCCACGATACTAATTGCATGCATTATGTAGGATATTCTTTATGAATTAATTGCATGATTACCGCAAGTCTACATTTGGTATGGTATTGGTTGCACGTTAAATATGTTGAGCGGACACCATGAGTGGCCTGGTTTAATGATCGAGATTAGTTGGATCTACCCCCTGGGCATTTTGACATTGGTATAGATATAGAAGTTGATGACAAAGCATACCTCGTTCCAACTGCATTATGTGTCGACCACATGAACATGCGCCATTTTGATGGGAAATAACAATTAAGGTACCTCCGCTGAAGATGGTGTGTAGTGTTATGTTTCGTGAAACTTCAGCTGGGCAGATGAATAATTAGTTATTTCTTCTTACATGGTGATGTAAAATGATAAggatttttcacaaaaaaatgatagcaactTCTTTAGACAAATGGAAAGCCTTCGAAAGCAACGGTTAGCAAAGTGAACCCCTCCTGCATGCGCCTAGCATTGATGTGTATATGTGGCCATTTTTAGGACGCACTCGATCCCGTGTTTTGAATGGATCTTGAAGACTTAATCGTCAAGGATACTCTTTCCGTATTGCAGAGAAACTGCATATCCTGCAGATAAAAGGGAATATTCAAAGCATACTTGACTTGCAGTAGTAAGTACCGATTGATTATGAGAGATTTAGTCGCTAATAAGTGTATCATGCATGACATCTCTCGCGGAAAGAAATGAACATCACACTAGTGGAGCTCCCTTTCGCCTTCGTTTTCGCTGGAGCTGTGCGCTTGTAATTTCGCCTCCCTGACTCGCCTTGACTACAACAATATTCTATGTGCAAAAAAGGAATAAAACGTAGAAATTAACATGGAGGATCAGCAAGCACTGGAGTAACTTGGATTCCATCGTGGCCTACAACTTGTTGGTTTTCTAGCGAGTAGTACTGCCATGGGAAGCCCTCACTGGTTGAGGTAAAAAAAAATCTAGCCGAGGCAAGGTGAACTTTGTATGTCAGTCGGCGGGTGCGTGCATCATCTCATTTGATTGCTCCACGGAGCTGGGGAGTGCTGTTTGTGGTTTGTGACCGTGTCACCTCCTTGGTTGGGTCGAAAGTGATGCAAGTGCGTCACAGATTCTTCCGGTCTGAAATTATCTCGGCTTCGGACCATGAGTGGTAAAAGCGGCGGCCAGGTGTCGAGCGATGAAGGTGAAATATACTCCGTCGGCACTCCACACCCTGTGTGTGATAGCGGCTGCAACAACTATGTTTTCGTACAAAAAGATTGTACCGGCACATGGAATGCATAGTCTTCATTTGCTCGTCACGACAAGATAAGGTGCTTGAAACTTTGTCCGTTCGTCATGAGGGCATAGTTATGCGTGAATCTTCCAATTAGCAATTCCTGCAGATACACTCGTATCTGTCCTTAATTTGAGGGCTTGCGATCTTACAGATTTTGGCAAGCAATTCCTTCGCGGGTGATCTGGCCCAGTAAATGTACCGGGCGATCGATCGGAGTTCACGGGATGATCAACAGGAAAGTTAATCCTGATTTGAAAAACGGAAGTGACAGCGATTTCCGCAGTGGAATCTTCATGGCGCCCTCACGAGATTAGGTGATAATTTAATTCCATATAAAACGAGAGCTCAGGCGCAGAGATTCCATCGCCATCGTCGCGTGACTTGAGTGAGTGCGCATCTCGTGCCTGATTCGCCCCCAGCTTGTTGCGGTTTGGCTTGCCTGGATTCAACAGGGAATCAGCCCGTCCGGGATATTCTGCGCCGGCAGCCAGCAGCGACGAAACGTTCTTGTCGGTGTCACTGCTCTGGAGTGTGGAGGTTGAGTAAATTCACCGGAATCAACCGcacaaaataaaattaaaaaaaatcgaTCTGAAGCACTGAATCTTCCTCTTGACTTGTATTCACTTTTACCATGAAGTTGGCTTGCTCCTTTTGTCCTGGGAGAGACATCATGCCATACCGTTGGAAAATCTGATGCCAGGTAATTGGCCTGTACTACAAACCAACGAAATGCCCTGCCGTGCTGAATCCAACCGGCCTCTAATTGCACGGCCTCTGAAATAGAGCTGCCGGATCCGTTTCTTCATCGTTTGTATAGTACTGGAGGAAGGAACATGCAGGACCGCCTACCGATCCGTTCCCTAGCGAAAGaattagtactcccttcattcttAAAAAATATAAGTCATTTTACAGACTCCAACATGAATTACATAtcgatgaaaataaataaatctacAGTTTAAAATATGTCTATCTACATCGTATGTGGTGCCGTGTACTGGAGGGAGTAGGACGGCGTGAGTGCCGCTCCCTCCCGGACGTCCGTTCCtctcccttcccctataaatacccCACCCTCCCAACACCCATCCTTCATTCCAACACACACCAACAAACAGAGCAACAACAAGAGCACAGCATCACGTAGCCctagcgacagagagagagagagagatccaagtgCCTTCAGCCACCTAGCAACACACCACCCCCAGCACGCATACATAAGCACGCATGGCACGCTGGGCCATTGCCATCCACGGCGGCGCGGGCGTGGACCCCAACCTGCCGGAGCACCGCCAGGAGGAGGCCAAGCGCGTGCTGGCCCGGTGCCTGCAGGTGGGTGTGGACCTGCTGCGGTCCGGCGCCGCCGCGCTGGACGTGGTGGAGGCCGTGGTGCGCGAGCTGGAGACGGACCCCTGCTTCAATTCCGGCCGGGGCTCCGCGCTCACCCGCGCCGGCACCGTGGAGATGGAGGCCAGCATCATGGACGGCCGCGGCCGCCGCTGCGGCGCCGTCTCCGGCGTCTCCACCGTTAAAAACCCCGTTTCCCTCGCCCGGCGCGTCATGGACAAGACCCCGCACTCCTACCTCGCCTTCGACGGCGCCGAGGATTTCGCCCGCGAGCAGGTAATTAATTCTATGATTAACCCAATCCTGATTACCCTCCGTTAATTCTGTTTCCTGCCAAAAAATGCACCCCACTCAATCAATAAGGAAAATTATAAACTGAGTGCATGGCGATCTAAGCACCACATATTGATATTGGtatagtaaattacatttttaaattGGAAAGTTCACGTGACGGAACGGACGGAGTTTGTCGTGGAAAGGGTCATTGAAAacagaggtactccctccgttccgaattacttgtcttagatttgtctagactatctagacaaatccaagacaaataATTCGAAACGGAGGAAGTAGTATACAGTATTTGCACGTGTGGATGACGTGTGGGGCACTTTGGTGCGGTACACCATGTGTGCACAGCTGCATGCAGCTAACTTGCACGGGAAATACCGTCCCTTCCAGAGACGGATCTTCATTTCACATCCAGCTCCACTCTTATGATCTTATCGACTTCCTCCGTTCCAATTTACTTGTCGTGGTTTAGTTCAAGCTTTTCGTGCTCGCTCGAAAAATACAGTACAAGACACAGTTTGCTCAACCCAGCAAGTTAAAAAGATGCACGTGCTTGTCTCCCTTTCGTCCCCTGGTCTTTGGAGAAATGTGTGTAGTGAAGATAACAGCCGCCTTGCACCAACCAAGCCACACCCATTGCCAGCTCGCCACGATTTGTGGTCAGCGCAGCCTACTTACGATATTCCCATGCCACTCCAACTTAAATTTGTCCTCTCCTACGTATTAAAATTCCACAAAGCTTATAAGTTTTCTAGTCAAGATCGTGCAGCTAGCTAGCAGCCGCACAAAGGAATCCATCTTGTCGCATGCAGCAAAGAAAATGGTTCGATGCATGTGCACGATTTTGTGTGTGTGGCCAGCACCATTTTTCATTACTTTGTACAAACTGAATAATTTGCTAATCAATGTAAACAGTGCAAGGCCATACACAAGAAGCAGTGGCAAATAGGAGTGTCGTGCCGGATCCATTAATTTAACCTAGGAGCCTCCTCTGTTTCTGGCGCCAAAACTTGTGCACGGCATCGCCTCCTCCCTGCGCACCACTCGTGCCGTGTGGTGGGCAGCCGTGGCATGGATTCCTTGCCGGATCTCGTGCCGACCCGCCGGGACCAGGCCACTTGCTCCCCGTCCGACGAATCCGTCGTCCGTACATGGTCCACCACCCCCGACCATCAAGTGACAGCAACTGGATCTGATTCCTACAGAATCCCGCGCGTTTTCCCTGCAGATCTCGTGGCCCTGCACTGTGCCGCAAAATTAAAACGAATCTGCGGTCTTTATATGCATCCAGGGTTAATTGGGATTAAAAACAGATTGATTTTTCAATGCGTTGATCTGATTTTGATGTGTTTGCAGGGCCTTGAGGTTGTGGACAACAGCTACttcatcacggaggagaacatcggcATGCTCAAGCTCGCCAAGGACGCCAACACCATCCTCTTCGACTACCGCATCCCGCTCGCCGGAGCCGACACTTGCAGCGCGCTGGCGGCCGCGTCAGAGAAGAACAACAGCAACGGCATGGTGATGAACGGGCTGCCCATCAGCATCTACGCGCCGGAGACGGTGGGCTGCGCGGTGGTGGACTCCAACGGCTTCACGGCGGCCGCCACCTCCACGGGAGGGCTGATGAACAAGATGACGGGCCGCATCGGCGACTCGCCGCTCATCGGCGCCGGCACCTATGCGTGCGGGCACTGCGCCGTGTCGTGCACGGGCGAGGGCGAGGCCATCATCCGCTCCACGCTGGCGCGCGACGTGGCGGCCGTGATGGAGTACAAGGGGCTGCCTCTGCAGGAGGCCGTAGACTTCTGCGTCAAGGAGCGGCTCGACGAGGGGTTCGCCGGGCTCATCGCCGTGTCCGGCACCGGCGAGGTGGCGTACGGGTTCAACTGCACCGGCATGTTCCGGGGCTGCGCCACCCAGGACGGATTCATGGAGGTCGGCATCTGGGAGTGAGCAAGTGCATCTCGGAGTGTACATACATTTGGCCATCCTGCGATTGCCATCTGGTTCTAGTCTAGGAATCATCGGTTAGCACTCGTTACTTCATAACCATGAGCAACCGGATAATAAACATGTGACGGCCTATGATGCACCACGTGCCTGAAAAAAGTTCAAAGTTCCATGAATCACTTCTATTGTAAAATTGTTCCATCTTCATCCAACGGCTGTAAACAACTGATGATGTTCATCTTCCACCTTTGGCTTCTTTTTCCTCACGTGTACCCGCCGGCCAGCCGAGGCATAACCGcttgcctcccccctcccctcccctcgacTTCTTCCCCCCGCCGTGCTGGTTGTCGCCTCGACATCCTTGCCACATCAAAAAACAACTCCAGAGATCTCTTGCGCCCCACCCCCTAATACTATAGATAATGTGGCCATGGCTTTAACCTAAGATAGATTTCCGGCAAGGTCCGCCGTGGCTAAAAAAATGACCAACGTATGAAAAAAATTCAGACACCTGAGAAATAGCAAAACCGAGTAAATGCAAATATATCGCAGAAACCATTATTGCTAAGCTTCCTTTAAAAGTTGGATTGCACTGACTCCTAAACGTTCTATTTTCAGGGACGTTATTGAACGAGTGCATCATCTTCTCTAATTATATACATGCATGCATTAGAATAATGGCATATCAGACTGTTCCTATTTAAAAATTTTAAGGGATAATCGCATTTTTGCCCTTAATGAGAACCTGCCCATGAGGTCTGCTCTTACTTTTTGACTCTACTTAGTTTTGCCCTTAGATTTGTTTAACAGGTTGCCTGAATGCCTTCTATCACCGTGTCGTCTGGTCAAAGGCATTTGGCCTAAAATGCCCCTCGTAGCACAGGTGCAATGTCCCTAACATGCGGGACCTGCTgggaaaaaacaaaaagaattatGGATGACCCATCTCTCTCTATCCCTTACACATCGGGCCCACAGTAAAAAAACAAAAGGTAATAAACATGACTCCTCTCTCTCACTTACATGCAGGTCCCAcaccacaaaagaaaaaaaatatctcTTTACCCCNNNNNNNNNNNNNNNNNNNNNNNNNNNNNNNNNNNNNNNNNNNNNNNNNNNNNNNNNNNNNNNNNNNNNNNNNNNNNNNNNNNNNNNNNNNNNNNNNNNNNNNNNNNNNNNNNNNNNNNNNNNNNNNNNNNNNNNNNNNNCTTCTCTCTTAGTCCCGACGCCATGGACAACCTTGATGCCGTGGACCTTCGCGAGCCCTCTAGTGAGTCACCCCAATGGCCACCAGAGCCACCTCGGTCAACCTCCTCCTCCTTACCCTCCTCAACATCGGTTAACCACCTCCGGTGCCATGCAAAAATCATCATCGAGTGCCTCGGTCAACCTCCTCTAGAGCCGTGAACAATCGTCACCGTGAGCCACCAGGGCCGTGCGTCGCGCGCCCAATTCGACTACCTCAGTCAACCTCCCTCCATGTCACATATGATATCTTTGTCTCCCGTGTGCTCCTACTCCTTTGCCATCGCGATGCCAAGAGCATGTCCTCCTCCATCTTCTCGAAGGAATATGCGGTCAACCTCACCCCTGATTCAAATTACCATGCCTGATAGCCATACCTCGAAGTCTGGAGCAACCCTGTGGAATTAATTGACTTGGGCTGCTCAAATCGACAATACGGCTTTCGTCTTCTCcgccttaggtgaagccctgcacctcCTTTGACTTCTCCCCCTTAGGTAATCGCTTAAGTACTATGAGATAATTTTCATGTTACAATGAAGGGTAATTTCCTAAGTGGGCACAAAGATGCATCTTTACATCACTATTAGACTTGTTCCCAAAATAAGAAAATCAACCATGAATATAGGAAACAAAAGCCAGTTCTTAGGAATACTTGCTCCATTGGATAACGCTACATTCATCACAACCACCACATATGCATACTCTCTATTTGCTCTTGTAATCATTCATTACAAGGAAAATTTTGTTGTTGCCACTCTATCTTTTGACCACTTTGCTTATGCCAGTCTAGAATTTaacatctcacttttgccactcttatcttttgacaatatatcactttttccattccgtggcaaaagcaaaattttcagaatggcaattgtgatacatgtgaaaagctaagagtggaagaagtgaaatgaaaaattattgTTTTAGCCacggaatggcatttgtgatgtattgtcaaaacctAAGAGTGACAAAAGTGAGATgtaaaattctagagtggcataagcaaagtgggcaaaaactagagtggcaaaaacaaagttttcccattaCAGGCACCTAACATTTGTCTTTCTATTGCTAAGTAAATTATTTATCTCCTTAAAACGCTTATATATTAGTTTTAGAGAGTCTAGGTAAAGTAAGCACCAAACTGCAAGGATAGTCATGTAAGTGGCATACACACTTAAGAGAGTAGAAAACCTACCTTTAGCTCCAACAGGTACTGACACTCATAAAATTTCCACATTCGCATTGGAGAGTGCTACAACAACTCTCTGCATTTTCCACATCCGGATAAGTCTAGGACCGCTTGTTCCCCAGAGGCATACTTGTTTGCCAAGTCAAAAATCTCTCGGGCCCTAACGGGAGACTTGTATCTGATCCTGTGGGTCATCCAAGGAAGCCAAGGAAGTGGAAACCGGTGGACAATGCATAGATGACCTTTGATTCATGCACCTCAACGAGCAAGTTCTTTACTCGAGTGAACCGCTTGATGTAGTCCAGATAGTATGCTAAGTCAAGTTtggattacaaaataccaaaagttCACAAGAGCTGCCCCTAAAAAATAGCTCACAAGAACCTCTCCGCAAACAAGTCGGGAAATGCCTTCTTGTTGTAGTCTTTTTTTAGAGATTATTGATGTAAGTTTTGGTTTAAATAAGAATCTTTGTTGTTAATCTTTATTTCATTGTGTTCAATTTGATTTACTTTGATTGGTTGCCAAACATATCTGTCCTCATCCCCGGTAAAAGAGCGCGAAGCATTTCCCCCCTTTTGCTTCGGTGGCCAGGGCAAACTTGTCCCGCTCCCCTCTGGTTGCGTGTCTGTTTAGTAGTTTAGCTTACATTTTTTTTAGTCCTCGCAAGTGCGGTGCTCGGGCGGTTGGCAAcacttttatttttaaatttgtcttCTGGGCTCCGCTTCTTCTTGAATTCGTCCATCCGAGTGTAGTCGACAAAACCCCAACATAGATTCTTGTCGTCTCTTTGCGGCGGCGAGATTAGGATTTCTTGTCGTCGTATTGTCGCGATGGCTAGACTTTATGTTTGGTGCTTCAGATCTATTCAAGGTTCAATGATGACAATTGTGGCTTTAGAGTGTTGCTCCTTAAGGGCATGTGCACGAAAACTTTTCTAACTATTATCGACAAGGTCAGCCTTGCTCCTATAGGGAAACAACGCCAGCGGCGCGTCGACGTCTTGTTCTGGCATCAGCAGTGATCGTTCAATGGTGTATGTACCTCGATGTGATTTTTAATATGTTTGAGGTGCTTTATATTTAATGTACTTTTATAAGAGATCCAGATTTTTTGGGGGAAAAATAATCCATCCTCATATTTTTCGCTACACTAGTCATCATCATCATTGACAAAAACATAATACGAAGCGTGTTAGCGTAATGCAGGGTTGATGGAGTGCAAATTGAGTTCCGTATCCTCATACTCGGGCGCGTCATCTCTCTCCCGTGACGCCTCCTCCTCCACGTCCAGAACCCGATCGGACCGACAGTCACCGTTCCAGATAGGCCGCACGGAAGCAACCAGGCTGAGGTTTAACATGCACGCATTGCCATTATTGAGCTATAACCCAAATGTGGTTCACGCTCATATATGATGTCATAAGGCAGCTGGTCGGAACGCGGAGGTCCATCTGAACCCAAAGCTTAGCTTCTTGCCTATAGTTGACCCAAGAGAATAGAGTAGCACTAACATGCATGCGCGATCTGACCTGGCAAGTTAGCTCCTCCTGGCCACGGTTGACATTGTCGCAGCACACAAAAACTTAGACCTATAGCTAGCAGATTAATTAGGAGATATTTGATCTCATCATCTGATGGATGGCAGCTAGTCTCCCCATGCATGCATGACCAGTCTGAGCCAATCCATGATGCCGTACCCAAGTGCAAGTTGAGATGTACTCTGAAGAAGAAGAAATGTTATCTCCAGATTAAGCTTATCTCCCGCACCGCCATTGGTCAATGGGCTAGTTAGCATGCTTAGCGGCAGCTAGCCAGACGACGGAAAAATTATTAATACATGACTCGTCAATTCATTCCCTCCATTTTTGGCGTGCTGATAATACCATGGACCATGGTCGGCAAAATGGACAAAATTGACATATGATCGAAACAATTTCACAATGTCAACTGTGAGTGAAAAAATTTCACCCAACTGGCCCTTTTGTGTGGCGCCCGACAAGTAGGGGCTGCACTACACTGTGTAACGCCTTATTAAACGGCGCGACACACCTGACTAGCGTGACACCCCGGGCCCCACTCCTGATAGTGCAAAACTTAGCTGAAAGGAGCTGCACAGTGCAGTGTGGCGCCTAGCTGAAAGGAGTTGCACAGTGTAGTGCAGTGCCTAACTGAAAGGAGCTGCATTACGTGATGTTCACACTGCAGCGACGGACGCAGCGTCCGTTAGATTGTCGGTTTTTAGGGCTAATCCGCGTCGGACCACCTCATGAGTCCGACGTGGCGGGCATGCCGGGGGGTCCCCAATTTCA
This window harbors:
- the LOC119356822 gene encoding probable isoaspartyl peptidase/L-asparaginase 2, coding for MARWAIAIHGGAGVDPNLPEHRQEEAKRVLARCLQVGVDLLRSGAAALDVVEAVVRELETDPCFNSGRGSALTRAGTVEMEASIMDGRGRRCGAVSGVSTVKNPVSLARRVMDKTPHSYLAFDGAEDFAREQGLEVVDNSYFITEENIGMLKLAKDANTILFDYRIPLAGADTCSALAAASEKNNSNGMVMNGLPISIYAPETVGCAVVDSNGFTAAATSTGGLMNKMTGRIGDSPLIGAGTYACGHCAVSCTGEGEAIIRSTLARDVAAVMEYKGLPLQEAVDFCVKERLDEGFAGLIAVSGTGEVAYGFNCTGMFRGCATQDGFMEVGIWE